A region of Candidatus Methylomirabilota bacterium DNA encodes the following proteins:
- the ppk2 gene encoding polyphosphate kinase 2: MGKDEKMKGKAYDKELAKLHVELVNLQEWVKLKGLKVCIVFEGRDGAGKGGVIKAITERVSPRVFRVVALPAPTEREKSQMYAQRYMPHLPAAGEIVIFDRSWYNRAGVERVMGFCTEQQSKAFLQIVPSFEKLMVDSGIHLLKYWLEVSEEEQTRRLEGRIDDGRKIWKLSPMDLKSYSRWYDYSRARDDMFAATDTVWAPWHVTNSDDKRRARLNIIRHLLDSIEYKRPPREKITLPKRQKPGSYREPDYPYKVIPQKY, encoded by the coding sequence ATGGGCAAGGACGAGAAGATGAAGGGCAAGGCGTACGACAAGGAGCTCGCCAAGCTGCACGTCGAGCTGGTGAATCTCCAGGAGTGGGTCAAGCTCAAGGGCCTCAAGGTCTGCATCGTCTTCGAGGGACGCGACGGCGCGGGCAAGGGCGGGGTCATCAAGGCCATCACCGAGCGCGTGAGCCCGCGGGTCTTCCGGGTGGTCGCCCTCCCCGCCCCGACCGAGCGCGAGAAGAGCCAGATGTACGCCCAGCGCTACATGCCTCACCTGCCGGCGGCGGGCGAGATCGTCATCTTCGACCGCAGCTGGTACAACCGGGCCGGGGTCGAGCGGGTCATGGGCTTCTGCACCGAGCAGCAATCGAAGGCCTTCCTGCAGATCGTCCCGAGCTTCGAGAAGCTCATGGTCGATTCCGGCATCCATCTCCTCAAGTACTGGCTCGAGGTCAGCGAGGAGGAGCAGACGCGACGGCTCGAGGGACGGATCGACGACGGGCGGAAGATCTGGAAGCTGTCCCCGATGGATCTCAAGTCCTACAGCCGCTGGTACGACTATTCCCGGGCGCGGGACGACATGTTCGCGGCCACCGACACCGTGTGGGCGCCCTGGCACGTCACCAACTCGGACGACAAGCGTCGGGCGCGCCTCAACATCATCCGCCACCTGCTGGACAGCATCGAGTACAAGCGGCCGCCCCGCGAGAAGATCACGCTCCCCAAGCGGCAGAAGCCCGGCAGCTACCGCGAGCCCGACTACCCCTACAAGGTCATCCCCCAGAAATACTGA